The proteins below come from a single Alkalispirillum mobile genomic window:
- a CDS encoding TetR/AcrR family transcriptional regulator has protein sequence MTEQPHVSADAILDAALAEARETGWEGLRLAPVARRLGVGLTAVQHHFREKDELIDARLDRADAAMLAVPEQPDFPRLNSVGRLHRLLMAWFEDLQQDRVVVQGMLAHKMEFGHIHVQFPLLLRVSRTVQWWREAADRPGVHLARAVEETALTTLFLSTVVRWLRDDDPTLAPTGRFLEQGLRRLQTVHRWLPLLPRPHQG, from the coding sequence ATGACCGAGCAGCCCCACGTCAGCGCCGACGCCATCCTGGATGCGGCCCTGGCCGAGGCCCGTGAGACCGGCTGGGAAGGCCTGCGCCTGGCCCCGGTGGCGCGCCGTCTGGGGGTGGGGCTCACTGCCGTCCAGCACCATTTCCGCGAGAAGGACGAGCTGATCGATGCCCGCCTGGACCGGGCCGATGCCGCGATGCTGGCGGTGCCCGAGCAGCCGGACTTCCCCCGGCTGAACAGTGTGGGCCGCCTGCACCGGCTGCTGATGGCCTGGTTCGAGGACCTGCAGCAGGATCGGGTGGTGGTGCAGGGCATGCTGGCCCACAAGATGGAGTTCGGCCACATCCACGTGCAGTTCCCGCTCCTGCTCCGGGTGAGTCGCACCGTGCAATGGTGGCGCGAGGCCGCGGACCGGCCCGGGGTGCACCTGGCGCGGGCCGTGGAGGAGACGGCGCTGACCACGCTCTTCCTGAGCACGGTGGTGCGGTGGCTGCGTGACGATGACCCCACCCTGGCGCCGACCGGGCGCTTCCTTGAGCAAGGGCTGCGCCGTCTGCAGACCGTTCACCGCTGGCTCCCGCTCCTGCCCCGCCCGCATCAGGGCTGA
- a CDS encoding metal-dependent hydrolase: protein MDTLTHAISGAVAGRALPDRRGAPGPGLRERTWAGFVAAAFPDIDIVLRFLDPLVYLNLHRGVTHSLLLLPVWAWLLALVFARVAPWFGGGRYGWRAWYLVSAVALLIHIIGDLITSYGTQLLAPLSSHGFAWNTTFVIDPWFSGLLLAGLLLSLYWRAIPVARLTLLAVASLVAFQAVMMRQAVDIGHRFVDAEGLESAEVRAWPQPYSPFNWMVSVSVDEGHHLAYLNLRQRGPTPPAPPLPAPLRDLWSAYQPLDDLEWEYFSRHGEGEEAERAEQAWQHPAFADYRRFAGLPAVYSVDGDCATFRDLRFRLPGLRSPFRYGLCGLDDNDPSLVRDANGEFVPVR, encoded by the coding sequence ATGGATACCCTAACTCACGCCATCAGCGGTGCCGTGGCTGGCCGGGCCCTGCCCGACCGGCGAGGCGCCCCCGGGCCCGGGCTGAGGGAGCGCACCTGGGCGGGGTTCGTGGCGGCAGCCTTTCCCGATATCGACATCGTGCTGCGGTTCCTGGACCCGCTGGTCTACCTGAACCTGCACCGCGGGGTCACCCACTCGCTCTTGTTGCTGCCGGTATGGGCCTGGCTCCTGGCCCTGGTCTTTGCCCGGGTGGCGCCGTGGTTCGGTGGCGGCCGCTATGGCTGGCGGGCGTGGTATCTCGTCTCGGCGGTGGCGTTGCTGATCCACATCATCGGTGATCTGATCACCAGCTATGGCACCCAGTTGCTCGCCCCCCTGTCCAGCCACGGGTTCGCCTGGAACACCACCTTCGTCATTGACCCCTGGTTCTCCGGCCTGCTGTTGGCTGGGCTGTTACTGTCGCTCTACTGGCGGGCGATCCCCGTGGCCCGCCTCACCCTGCTGGCGGTTGCGTCACTGGTTGCCTTCCAGGCGGTGATGATGCGCCAGGCGGTGGACATCGGGCACCGCTTTGTCGACGCGGAGGGGCTGGAGAGTGCCGAGGTACGCGCCTGGCCGCAGCCCTACTCGCCCTTCAACTGGATGGTCAGCGTCAGCGTCGACGAGGGCCACCACCTGGCCTATCTCAACTTGCGCCAGCGCGGCCCCACGCCGCCCGCCCCCCCGCTGCCGGCGCCCCTGCGGGACTTGTGGTCCGCCTACCAGCCGCTGGATGACCTGGAATGGGAGTACTTCAGCCGGCATGGCGAGGGTGAGGAGGCGGAACGCGCCGAGCAGGCGTGGCAACACCCGGCGTTTGCCGATTACCGCCGCTTCGCGGGGTTGCCCGCGGTCTACAGCGTGGACGGGGACTGCGCCACCTTCCGGGACCTGCGCTTCCGCCTGCCGGGCCTGCGGTCGCCGTTCCGTTACGGGCTTTGTGGCCTGGACGATAACGATCCGTCGTTGGTCCGCGATGCCAACGGGGAGTTCGTCCCGGTACGGTGA
- a CDS encoding S1 family peptidase, with product MVVVMVLLILLFAPRLAQADSLPDTVERVEPAIVSIATYQSTRSPRLNHLGTGFVVGDGRLVATNLHVLPDRLDTEARERLVVVAGTGRDLDMRHAEKVADSDSHDLALLRISGAALPALTLGDSDAVRTGEKLALTGFPIGMILGMYPATHRASVSARTPMALPAAHSGQLDAGRVAQLRRNRPMVFQLDGTAYPGNSGSPLYRIDTGEVVGIINQVFVQGGREAAVGSPSGISYAVPASALQQLLDQQQ from the coding sequence GTGGTGGTTGTGATGGTGCTGTTGATCTTGCTGTTCGCGCCCCGCCTGGCGCAGGCGGACAGCCTGCCGGACACGGTGGAGCGGGTGGAGCCCGCCATCGTGAGTATCGCCACCTACCAGTCCACCCGCAGCCCACGGCTGAACCACTTGGGTACCGGGTTTGTTGTTGGTGACGGGCGGCTGGTGGCCACCAACCTGCACGTGTTGCCCGACCGCCTGGATACGGAGGCACGCGAGCGGCTGGTGGTGGTGGCGGGGACCGGGCGGGATCTGGACATGCGCCATGCGGAGAAAGTCGCGGACAGTGACAGCCATGATCTGGCCCTGCTGCGCATCTCAGGCGCAGCCCTTCCCGCCCTCACCCTGGGTGATTCGGATGCGGTGCGTACCGGGGAGAAGCTGGCACTGACCGGGTTTCCGATCGGCATGATCCTCGGGATGTATCCGGCCACCCACCGTGCGTCGGTTTCGGCCCGCACCCCGATGGCTTTGCCGGCCGCCCACAGCGGGCAACTGGATGCCGGCCGAGTCGCCCAGTTGCGGCGAAACCGCCCCATGGTGTTCCAACTGGACGGTACCGCCTACCCCGGCAACAGTGGTAGCCCGCTCTACCGGATCGATACCGGCGAGGTAGTGGGTATCATCAACCAGGTGTTTGTCCAAGGCGGCCGCGAGGCAGCGGTGGGTAGCCCCAGCGGCATCAGCTACGCGGTGCCCGCCAGCGCGCTGCAGCAGCTACTCGACCAGCAGCAGTAG
- a CDS encoding SirB2 family protein, giving the protein MTDLRHGWSRGKNDEPIQKEVDRMLPPELYMPLKHTHMLMAIISITLFVLRGLMLPIAPGVLANKAVRIIPHIFDTVLLLTALGLLAVLSLNPFAQGWVMAKIIGLVVYIVLGTIALKRGRTAMSKGLAFFAAVLTFAYIYAVALTRTPLPFVS; this is encoded by the coding sequence ATGACCGACTTGCGCCACGGGTGGTCCCGGGGCAAGAATGACGAGCCCATTCAAAAGGAGGTCGATCGGATGTTGCCGCCAGAGCTTTACATGCCACTCAAGCATACCCACATGCTCATGGCCATCATCAGTATCACGCTGTTCGTCCTGCGTGGCCTGATGCTGCCCATCGCGCCGGGGGTGTTGGCCAACAAGGCCGTGCGCATCATCCCGCACATCTTTGACACGGTGTTGCTGCTCACCGCGCTGGGCCTGCTGGCGGTGCTCTCGCTCAACCCCTTTGCCCAGGGCTGGGTGATGGCCAAGATCATCGGCCTGGTGGTCTATATCGTGCTGGGCACCATCGCGCTGAAGCGCGGCCGCACCGCGATGAGCAAGGGCTTGGCCTTTTTCGCGGCCGTGCTGACCTTCGCCTACATTTACGCCGTGGCCCTGACCCGCACGCCGCTGCCCTTCGTAAGCTGA
- a CDS encoding ferredoxin reductase family protein — translation MPRSAAASARPVATQAPAWLVPALLGLYTLFALLPLLLADTGAGDGLHFWHKLGNGVAMAGFALLLAEFILSGRFRRVTAPIGIDVTLRFHQLMGHTVLVLLLIHPYLYALIPAATQAPGVVVPAPASGMAEGFTGVIAWLVLGTVVLLAIARDMIGMGYERWRLVHGVGAGVVAVFGLHHTLEAGVYSGQGWLAAFWVLAVAAALFTLLHAYWLVPRRQARAPWRVKAVEQAAPGYWNVTLEPAGNSEAVTFQFQAGQFAWLKVADSPYTLKEHPFSIASSPAALPEVTFTIKEAGDFTNTVGQLQPGQKAYLDGPHGHFVLDDRPAGGIMLIAGGVGIAPIMALLRALRAQGDRRPVRLVYGVRSLDEALFREELDEAEQEMDLKVFRVADEASDDPNVLRGPVTREVLQRCLPERGAADWQHFVCGPPAMIDSVENSLEAEQVPLERIRTERFRYTYHASTRRSRRIMAIWAGVTAVVVVAALLFALA, via the coding sequence ATGCCCCGCAGTGCCGCCGCGTCCGCTCGCCCTGTGGCCACCCAGGCCCCCGCCTGGCTGGTGCCCGCCCTGCTCGGGCTCTACACCCTGTTCGCCCTGTTGCCCCTGCTGCTGGCCGATACCGGTGCCGGGGACGGGCTGCATTTCTGGCACAAGTTGGGTAATGGCGTGGCCATGGCCGGCTTCGCCCTGCTGCTGGCGGAGTTCATCCTCTCCGGGCGCTTCCGGCGGGTGACGGCGCCCATCGGGATCGACGTCACCCTGCGCTTCCACCAGCTGATGGGCCACACGGTGCTGGTGTTGCTGCTCATCCATCCCTACCTGTACGCCTTGATACCCGCGGCTACGCAGGCGCCTGGGGTGGTCGTGCCCGCCCCCGCTTCGGGGATGGCCGAGGGGTTCACCGGGGTGATCGCCTGGCTGGTGCTGGGAACGGTGGTGTTGCTGGCCATCGCTCGTGACATGATCGGCATGGGGTATGAGCGCTGGCGCCTGGTGCACGGTGTGGGGGCCGGTGTGGTGGCGGTCTTCGGGCTGCACCATACGCTGGAGGCCGGTGTTTACAGCGGTCAGGGCTGGCTGGCCGCGTTCTGGGTGCTGGCCGTGGCGGCGGCGCTGTTCACCCTGCTGCACGCCTACTGGCTGGTGCCCCGGCGCCAGGCCCGTGCGCCCTGGCGCGTCAAGGCGGTGGAGCAGGCCGCGCCGGGTTACTGGAATGTCACCCTGGAGCCCGCCGGCAACAGCGAAGCGGTCACGTTCCAGTTCCAGGCCGGCCAGTTCGCCTGGCTCAAGGTGGCGGACAGCCCCTACACCCTCAAGGAGCACCCGTTCTCCATCGCCTCCAGTCCGGCAGCACTGCCGGAGGTCACCTTCACGATCAAGGAAGCGGGGGACTTCACCAACACCGTGGGGCAGTTGCAGCCGGGGCAGAAGGCCTACCTGGACGGTCCGCACGGCCACTTCGTGCTGGACGACCGGCCCGCCGGAGGCATCATGCTGATCGCCGGGGGGGTCGGTATTGCGCCGATCATGGCCTTGCTGCGGGCGTTGCGTGCCCAGGGGGATCGGCGCCCCGTGCGGCTGGTCTACGGTGTCCGCAGCCTCGACGAGGCGCTGTTCCGCGAGGAGCTGGACGAGGCCGAGCAGGAAATGGACCTGAAGGTCTTCCGGGTGGCGGACGAGGCCAGCGACGACCCGAACGTGCTGCGGGGGCCGGTCACCCGCGAGGTGCTGCAACGCTGCCTGCCGGAGCGGGGTGCCGCCGACTGGCAGCACTTCGTCTGCGGCCCGCCGGCGATGATCGACTCCGTGGAGAACAGCCTGGAAGCGGAGCAGGTGCCCCTGGAGCGGATCCGCACGGAGCGCTTCCGCTACACCTATCACGCCAGCACCCGCCGCTCCCGGCGGATCATGGCGATCTGGGCCGGGGTCACGGCCGTCGTGGTGGTGGCCGCTCTGCTCTTCGCCCTGGCCTGA
- a CDS encoding MFS transporter: MAQVFLSILALLGSVGIFTLGSGLLGTLLGVRMTLDGFDPQVTGLVMAAFFLGLMVGAMQAGRVIQRVGHIRAFAVFAACATAAVLLHGLFVSVSAWALLRVITGFSAAGIYMVIESWLNERASAANRGRVFSVYQVVSYLGLGTGQFLLFTGDPATNELFMVAAGLFALCLIPVAMTRGIHPSPPESHGMALKPALTHSQLGVVACVGAGMVNGAVFALTPVFALSAGLGLAGVSFLMGAIIFGGFLLQWPIGHLSDNFGRRGVMAIVNLSVAVVAVALVFSAELTLPVLMGVGALFGGLSFTLYPLAVAHTNDQLKVGDFVTISAALLFLWGLGSAVGPVLAGQLMGQVGDIGLFLFIAVIALGVALTAWLVRGETVAPEDQEPFVVMARTTPVASELDPRYDEEAHQEEMAQQARADAETEAAALWDEVTATPEEAIEPNTAGEADQAPPSRRDPET; encoded by the coding sequence GTGGCGCAGGTGTTCCTCTCCATTCTCGCCCTGCTGGGGTCGGTGGGCATATTTACCCTGGGCAGCGGGCTGCTGGGCACGCTGCTGGGCGTGCGCATGACCCTCGATGGATTTGACCCCCAGGTCACCGGGCTGGTAATGGCCGCCTTTTTCCTGGGGCTGATGGTCGGCGCCATGCAGGCCGGGCGGGTGATCCAGCGGGTGGGGCATATCCGGGCCTTCGCGGTGTTCGCCGCCTGCGCCACCGCCGCGGTGCTGCTCCACGGGCTGTTCGTCTCAGTCAGCGCCTGGGCCCTGTTGCGGGTGATCACCGGATTCTCCGCTGCCGGCATCTACATGGTCATCGAGAGCTGGCTCAACGAGCGGGCCTCGGCAGCCAACCGCGGGCGGGTCTTCTCCGTCTACCAAGTGGTCAGCTACCTGGGCCTGGGCACCGGCCAATTCCTGCTCTTCACCGGCGATCCGGCCACCAACGAGCTGTTCATGGTCGCGGCCGGCCTGTTTGCCCTCTGCCTGATCCCCGTGGCCATGACCCGAGGCATCCACCCCTCGCCGCCGGAGAGCCACGGCATGGCCCTGAAGCCGGCCCTCACCCATTCACAGCTGGGTGTCGTGGCCTGCGTGGGCGCGGGCATGGTCAACGGGGCGGTCTTTGCCCTCACGCCGGTGTTCGCCCTGTCGGCGGGCCTGGGCCTGGCCGGGGTGTCCTTTCTGATGGGCGCGATCATTTTCGGCGGCTTCCTGCTGCAATGGCCCATCGGCCACCTGTCGGACAACTTTGGCCGGCGCGGCGTGATGGCCATCGTCAACCTGTCGGTAGCGGTGGTTGCCGTGGCCCTGGTCTTCTCCGCGGAGCTGACATTGCCGGTACTGATGGGGGTCGGCGCACTGTTCGGCGGGCTCTCGTTCACCCTCTACCCGCTGGCGGTGGCCCACACCAACGACCAATTGAAGGTGGGTGACTTCGTCACCATCAGTGCAGCACTGCTGTTTCTGTGGGGACTCGGTTCGGCGGTAGGCCCGGTGCTCGCGGGGCAGCTGATGGGCCAGGTGGGGGATATCGGGTTATTCCTGTTCATCGCCGTCATCGCGCTCGGGGTGGCCCTGACCGCCTGGCTCGTCCGCGGCGAGACCGTGGCGCCGGAGGACCAGGAGCCCTTCGTGGTCATGGCCCGGACCACCCCCGTGGCCTCTGAGCTGGACCCGCGCTATGACGAAGAGGCCCACCAGGAGGAGATGGCCCAGCAGGCCCGGGCTGATGCCGAGACCGAGGCCGCCGCGCTCTGGGACGAGGTCACGGCCACTCCGGAGGAAGCCATCGAACCGAACACGGCGGGGGAGGCAGACCAAGCCCCGCCGTCCCGGCGCGACCCGGAGACCTGA
- a CDS encoding L,D-transpeptidase family protein: MTAICRTLALLLLALPLAVAAVDEPGFDDQVAEHLRDRLEAATAEAQGSEADPEANPLHRFYVERVYRPAWTRDGTPRSTADQLLAVVEESRDHGLDPEAYDHEALIERLADWSDEAGVSATADLELRLTRTWLQLAEDALTGQLNPDVVAPDWELQPPPSEDLVAALQAGLEQNDVAEALRALYPEDTRYEHMRRGLREMEALAEAHIYPRLAIGPTLRAGDRDDRVRTLREQLYLLGDIGEAPATVADELFDEALEAAVRRFQRRHGLQEDGLVGPRTLAALNIHPSRRAEQLRVNMERARWMPRDLGERYILVNIAGFSMTVYDQGEAVINQRVVVGRDYRRTPVFTGRMTYLVLNPAWEVPHSLATRDILPQIQRDPDHLERMGFRVLQGWGEAERVIDPETVDWDSLSRRHFPYRLRQLPGPQNAMGQVKFMFPNRHNVYLHDTPARELFDQPRRAFSSGCIRIERPLELAAWLLRDHPDWSAEAIDRALERGRGGRERTVSLPRSIPVHLQYWTAWADQDGTLHFREDLYDRDAGIAAALAADTPDEEEVWPELGLSLR; the protein is encoded by the coding sequence ATGACCGCAATCTGCCGCACCCTTGCCCTGCTGCTCCTCGCCCTGCCGCTGGCCGTCGCCGCCGTGGACGAGCCGGGGTTCGACGACCAGGTTGCCGAGCATCTGCGGGACCGCCTGGAGGCGGCCACCGCCGAGGCCCAGGGCAGCGAGGCGGACCCGGAGGCGAACCCCCTGCACCGGTTCTACGTGGAACGGGTCTACCGCCCCGCCTGGACCCGGGACGGGACGCCACGCTCCACCGCTGACCAACTGCTGGCCGTGGTCGAGGAGAGCCGCGACCACGGCCTGGACCCGGAAGCCTATGACCACGAGGCGCTCATCGAGCGGCTGGCGGACTGGTCCGACGAGGCGGGCGTCTCCGCCACGGCCGACCTGGAGTTGCGCCTCACCCGCACCTGGTTGCAACTGGCCGAGGATGCCCTCACCGGACAGCTCAACCCCGACGTCGTCGCCCCCGACTGGGAGCTGCAGCCGCCCCCCTCGGAGGATCTGGTGGCCGCCCTGCAGGCCGGTCTCGAGCAAAACGACGTGGCCGAGGCGTTGCGGGCCCTCTACCCGGAGGACACCCGCTACGAGCACATGCGGCGAGGACTGCGTGAGATGGAGGCCCTGGCCGAGGCGCACATCTACCCCCGCCTGGCCATCGGGCCGACCCTCCGTGCGGGCGATCGGGATGACCGGGTGCGGACACTGCGTGAACAGCTCTACCTGCTCGGCGATATCGGCGAGGCCCCCGCAACGGTCGCGGACGAGCTGTTCGACGAAGCCCTGGAGGCCGCCGTGCGCCGCTTTCAGCGCCGGCATGGGCTGCAGGAGGACGGCCTGGTGGGGCCACGCACGCTGGCCGCGCTCAATATCCATCCGTCACGGCGGGCCGAGCAGCTCCGGGTCAACATGGAGCGCGCGCGCTGGATGCCGCGCGATCTGGGCGAGCGCTACATTCTGGTGAATATCGCCGGATTCAGCATGACCGTCTACGACCAGGGCGAGGCCGTGATCAATCAGCGGGTGGTGGTGGGCCGGGACTACCGCCGGACGCCGGTGTTCACCGGGCGGATGACCTATCTGGTCCTCAACCCGGCCTGGGAGGTGCCCCACAGCCTGGCTACCCGCGATATCCTGCCCCAGATCCAGCGCGACCCGGACCACCTGGAGCGCATGGGCTTCCGCGTGCTGCAGGGCTGGGGCGAGGCGGAGCGGGTCATCGACCCCGAGACGGTGGACTGGGACAGCCTCTCCCGGCGCCACTTTCCCTACCGGCTGCGCCAGCTGCCCGGGCCGCAAAACGCCATGGGGCAGGTCAAGTTCATGTTCCCCAACCGCCACAACGTCTATCTGCACGACACGCCGGCGCGGGAGCTGTTCGACCAGCCCCGTCGGGCCTTCAGCTCCGGGTGCATCCGTATCGAGCGGCCGCTGGAGCTGGCCGCCTGGTTGTTGCGGGACCATCCCGACTGGTCGGCAGAGGCCATTGACCGGGCACTGGAACGGGGCCGGGGCGGGCGGGAGCGCACGGTCTCACTGCCGCGGAGCATCCCCGTCCACCTGCAGTACTGGACCGCCTGGGCCGACCAAGACGGCACCCTGCACTTTCGCGAGGACCTCTACGACCGCGACGCCGGCATCGCGGCAGCACTGGCCGCCGATACCCCTGATGAGGAGGAGGTGTGGCCGGAGCTGGGGCTGAGCCTGCGGTGA
- the corA gene encoding magnesium/cobalt transporter CorA: MAYFDKRYHPPGTAPGTLAGDDSGAATVHLMDYSPDRLAERADATVAECTPALHQDQTVTWVHVQGRPHPELLQEIGNAFGLHHLAMEDVLNRGQRAKVEDYGGQLFVVLASPCWHDSGEGVRLAIEQVSLFLGDHYVVSFAEGAEDPFEPVRQRLRGVVGRFRRAGADYLLYALVDLVVDQGFPALERLGDELEAVEDVVLDEADGRASARLHRLRAAALQLRRALWPQREATAYLSRDETALVHETTRLHLRDCHDHAVQMIEMLEAYREMATHLLDVQLTRLNHRLSESMRMLTIVATLFIPPTFIVGVYGMNFDPDASRWNMPELAWPFGYLFAWGVILMTIGLLFWWMRRRGL, translated from the coding sequence ATGGCCTATTTCGACAAGCGTTACCACCCGCCCGGCACCGCGCCGGGGACCCTGGCGGGTGATGACTCCGGTGCGGCCACGGTACACCTGATGGACTACAGCCCCGATCGCCTTGCCGAGCGGGCGGATGCCACGGTGGCGGAGTGCACCCCGGCGTTGCATCAGGATCAGACCGTGACCTGGGTGCATGTGCAGGGACGGCCGCACCCGGAGCTGCTACAGGAGATCGGAAACGCCTTTGGTCTGCACCATCTGGCTATGGAGGACGTGCTCAACCGGGGGCAGCGCGCCAAGGTGGAGGACTATGGGGGGCAGTTGTTCGTGGTGCTGGCCAGCCCCTGTTGGCATGACTCAGGTGAAGGGGTGCGGCTCGCCATAGAGCAGGTCAGCCTCTTTCTTGGTGACCATTACGTGGTGAGTTTCGCCGAGGGGGCCGAGGACCCGTTCGAGCCGGTCAGACAGCGGTTGCGCGGTGTCGTCGGGCGTTTCCGCCGGGCGGGGGCCGATTACCTGCTGTACGCCCTGGTGGACCTGGTGGTGGACCAGGGCTTCCCGGCCCTGGAGCGCCTGGGCGACGAGCTGGAGGCGGTGGAGGATGTGGTGCTGGACGAGGCGGATGGCCGGGCCTCCGCGCGGCTCCACCGGTTGCGGGCCGCCGCCCTGCAGCTGCGACGCGCCTTATGGCCGCAACGGGAGGCCACCGCGTACCTCAGCCGGGACGAGACGGCTCTGGTGCACGAGACCACCCGTCTCCATCTGCGTGATTGCCACGACCACGCGGTGCAGATGATCGAGATGCTGGAGGCGTACCGGGAGATGGCCACCCACCTGCTGGACGTGCAGCTGACCCGGCTAAACCACCGGCTTAGCGAGTCCATGCGCATGTTGACCATCGTGGCCACGCTGTTCATTCCGCCCACTTTCATCGTCGGGGTTTACGGCATGAACTTCGATCCCGATGCCAGCCGCTGGAACATGCCGGAGCTGGCCTGGCCCTTCGGCTACCTGTTCGCCTGGGGCGTGATCCTGATGACCATCGGCCTGCTGTTCTGGTGGATGCGCAGGCGCGGTCTGTGA
- a CDS encoding HesA/MoeB/ThiF family protein → MNDEQLLRYNRQIMLPEIDLAGQERLLASRVLVVGVGGLGSPVTLYLAAAGVGQLVLADFDRVEMSNLQRQIAHSTQDLGRMKVESARDAVARLNPGVAVETVDRRLDPALLAEWVGRVDLVLDGSDNFATRYAVNAACVAAGKPLVTAAVIRMQGQLANLRFDLQRAPCYQCIFPDTGEEARQTCSDTGVLAPLAGTMGCLQSVEAVKVLLNKDEATRGRLYTFDAMGLEWRGLGVHPDPDCPVCGGR, encoded by the coding sequence ATGAACGACGAACAACTCTTGCGCTACAACCGCCAGATCATGCTGCCGGAGATCGACCTGGCGGGCCAGGAGCGTTTGTTGGCCAGCCGTGTGCTGGTGGTCGGTGTCGGTGGCTTGGGGTCCCCCGTCACCCTGTACCTGGCCGCGGCAGGGGTCGGGCAGCTGGTGCTGGCGGACTTCGACCGGGTGGAGATGTCCAACCTCCAGCGCCAGATCGCCCACTCCACCCAGGACCTGGGTCGCATGAAGGTGGAGTCGGCCCGCGACGCGGTGGCGCGCCTCAACCCCGGCGTAGCGGTGGAGACCGTGGACCGGCGGCTGGACCCCGCGCTGCTTGCCGAGTGGGTCGGGCGCGTGGACCTGGTGCTGGACGGCTCGGATAACTTCGCCACCCGCTACGCGGTGAACGCGGCCTGCGTGGCCGCCGGCAAGCCGCTGGTCACCGCGGCGGTCATCCGCATGCAGGGCCAACTCGCCAACCTCCGCTTCGATCTCCAGCGCGCGCCCTGCTACCAGTGCATCTTCCCCGACACCGGCGAGGAGGCCCGGCAGACCTGCAGTGATACCGGCGTGTTGGCCCCGCTCGCGGGCACCATGGGCTGCCTGCAGTCGGTGGAGGCGGTCAAGGTGCTGCTGAACAAGGACGAGGCCACGCGTGGCCGGCTCTACACCTTCGATGCCATGGGCCTGGAGTGGCGCGGTCTGGGGGTGCACCCCGACCCTGACTGCCCGGTCTGCGGTGGCCGCTGA
- the rfaH gene encoding transcription/translation regulatory transformer protein RfaH produces MTEEQDLAWYLIYTKPRQERDARDNLVRQGFDAWLPLVRVVKRRGTRRVPVVEPMFPRYLFVQLDGSRQDWSPIRSTLGVSTLVRFGGRPAKVPEPLVAALQARADEQDICDLSQRQQPTRGDRVRVAHGAFAGYEAVFQARNGQERVLVLLEVAGKQSRVSLPADDIDPVQGE; encoded by the coding sequence GTGACGGAAGAACAGGACCTGGCCTGGTACCTCATCTATACCAAGCCGCGGCAGGAGCGCGATGCCCGCGACAACCTGGTGCGGCAGGGCTTCGATGCCTGGTTGCCGCTGGTGCGGGTGGTGAAGCGGCGCGGCACCCGGCGGGTGCCGGTGGTGGAGCCGATGTTCCCGCGCTACCTGTTCGTGCAGTTGGACGGTAGCCGTCAGGACTGGAGCCCGATCCGTTCGACCCTGGGTGTCAGCACGCTGGTGCGATTTGGCGGGCGGCCGGCCAAGGTGCCGGAGCCACTGGTGGCGGCGCTGCAGGCCCGGGCCGACGAGCAGGATATCTGCGACCTTTCGCAACGCCAGCAGCCCACCCGGGGCGACCGGGTGCGCGTAGCCCACGGCGCCTTCGCCGGGTACGAGGCGGTCTTCCAGGCGCGCAATGGCCAGGAGCGGGTGCTGGTGTTGCTGGAGGTGGCGGGCAAGCAGTCGCGGGTCAGCCTTCCGGCGGATGACATCGACCCTGTCCAGGGGGAGTGA